In Streptomyces sp. NBC_00341, the DNA window TCGGTGGGAGCGCCGGGCCGCGTGCGCCCGAGGACCGTGAGCGCGACGACGAAGGCGGCCGTGAGGAGCCCGCCGCCGACCGCGAACGCCAGGTGGTAGCCGCCGGTCAGCGCCTCGGCCCGGCTGCTGCCCTCGGAGAGCAGTGTGTCGGTGCGGGAGGCCGCCAGGGTGGAGAGGACGGCGACGCCCGTCGCCATGCCGATCTGCTGGGTGGTGTTGAACAGCCCCGACACGAGCCCGGCGTCCTCCTCGCCCGCCCCCGACATGCCGAGCGCGGTGAGCGCCGGGAGGGCGAGGCCGAAGCCCGCGGCGAGGAACATCAGCGGAAGCAGGTCGGTGGCGTAGTGCCCGTGGGCGGGGAGCCGGGTGAGGAGGCCGAGCAGGGCGATCAGCAGGGCGAGCCCCAGGAGCAGGACGTTGCGCTCACCGAACCGCGCGCTCAGCCGGGCCGAGGCGCCGAGTGACACGGCTCCGATGACGGCGGCGGCGGGCAGCATGGCGAGACCGGTGGCGGCGGCGCCGTGGCCGAGCACCCGCTGGAGGTACAGCGCGACCAGGATCTGGAACGAGAACAGCGCGGCCACCATGAGCATCTGGACCAGATTGGCGCCCGAGACGCTCCGCGACCGCAGGACGCGCAGCGGCAGCAGCGGCGTCCTGGCCGTGGCCTGGCGGACGACGAACGCGGCGAGCAGCGCCAGGGCGAGTGCGCCGAGGCCGAGCGTGTGCGCCGACAGCCACCCGTACGTCCCGACCTCGACGACCGAGTAGATGCCCAGCATCACCCCGGAGGTGACGAGGGCGGCACCGATGACGTCGGCCCCGGCGCGGAGGCCGGGTCCGCGGTCTGCGGGCAGGACGCGCACCGCGACGAGGAGCGTCGCGACCCCGATCGGCAGGTTGATGAGGAAGATCCAGTGCCAGCCGACGGCGTCGGTGAGGACCCCGCCGAGCACCTGGCCGATCGACGCGCCCGCCGCTCCGGTGAAGCTGAACACCGCGATGGCCCTGGTGCGTTCACGGCTCTCGGTGAACAGCGTGACGAGGATGCCCAGGCCGACCGCGGAGGCCATGGCACTGCCCGCGCCCTGGAGGAAGCGGGCGGTGATCAGCAGCGCGGGGGAGCCGGCCGCGCCCGCCAGTACCGAGGAGGCGGTGAAGACGGCGGTGCCGGTCAGGAACATCCGCCTGCGGCCGATGAGGTCACCGAGCCGGCCGGCGAGCAGCAACAGGCCGCCGAAGGCGATCAGGTAGGCGTTCACGACCCAGCTGAGGCTCGCGGGTGAGAACCCGAGGTCGTTCTGGATGGCGGGCATGGCCACGGTCACGATCGAGCCGTCGAGCACGGTCATCAGCAGGCCCGTGGCGATCACGCCGAGGGCGAGCCCGCGCGAACGGGTGGTGGCCGGTGGGGTGGTGGGAGCGGTGGAAGCGGTGGCGGGCGTGTGGGCAGGCGAAGGCGCGGACATCGGACTCTCCTGTCGGTCGGGTCGACAAGAGAGACGCTAACAGATGGTTTTGTTGCAGACTATTTCTTTCGGTTCTGTTTTTCGTGGATACCGTGGGCTCCGTGGAACTCACGGAGTGGGGGTGGGTCGGGTTACTTCTGGCTCTGGCGGGCCCGGCGGGCCGTCGCGGGGGTCTCGGCCGGGGTGGCGAGGCGGTCGCCCGTCAGCTGCTCCAGGGCGCGCAGCAGCGTCTCCCGGTCGCCGCGGTCCAGTCCGGCCAGGGCGTCCCGGTGCACCCGGTCCACGATCTCCTGGCTCCGCCCGGCGAGCGCCGCGCCCTTCTCGGTGACGGCGATGATCCGCGCCCGGCGGTCCCGGCTGGAGGGCCGGCGCTCGGCGAGGCCCGCGCCCTCCAGGGCGTCCACCGTCACCACCATCGTGGTCTTGTCCATGTCGCCGATCTCGGCGAGCTGGATCTGT includes these proteins:
- a CDS encoding MarR family winged helix-turn-helix transcriptional regulator, translated to MTAMAPTRTAPDLSYLLDHTSHVLRTQMSAALAEIGLTARMHCVLVHALEEERTQIQLAEIGDMDKTTMVVTVDALEGAGLAERRPSSRDRRARIIAVTEKGAALAGRSQEIVDRVHRDALAGLDRGDRETLLRALEQLTGDRLATPAETPATARRARQSQK
- a CDS encoding MFS transporter, which produces MSAPSPAHTPATASTAPTTPPATTRSRGLALGVIATGLLMTVLDGSIVTVAMPAIQNDLGFSPASLSWVVNAYLIAFGGLLLLAGRLGDLIGRRRMFLTGTAVFTASSVLAGAAGSPALLITARFLQGAGSAMASAVGLGILVTLFTESRERTRAIAVFSFTGAAGASIGQVLGGVLTDAVGWHWIFLINLPIGVATLLVAVRVLPADRGPGLRAGADVIGAALVTSGVMLGIYSVVEVGTYGWLSAHTLGLGALALALLAAFVVRQATARTPLLPLRVLRSRSVSGANLVQMLMVAALFSFQILVALYLQRVLGHGAAATGLAMLPAAAVIGAVSLGASARLSARFGERNVLLLGLALLIALLGLLTRLPAHGHYATDLLPLMFLAAGFGLALPALTALGMSGAGEEDAGLVSGLFNTTQQIGMATGVAVLSTLAASRTDTLLSEGSSRAEALTGGYHLAFAVGGGLLTAAFVVALTVLGRTRPGAPTDPGAPTHSGSGRPEHEAAHRTGAADAVRSA